In Tumebacillus amylolyticus, the genomic stretch GGACTTCGCTGAGCGCCTGTTGGTAACGCTCCGCTTTGTACTCCGCCAAATTCATCCGTGCCAGCACATCGCCACGCATCGAATCATAGATGTTGCCCCCACCGAGCGCCATCCACGGGAACGTATTCACATTGCGCATCTCCTGCACGTAGTACCACGGATACCCGCCGAACACTTCGTCCGCCGATTCACCGGATAGAGCGACGGTGACGTCCGGCTTCATTCGTTTGAACAGGGTGTACAGCGAAGTCTCGATATCTCCCGTCGCCGGCAAGTCGCGGGCGCGCATCGGCTCGTAGATGTCTTGAAGCAACTCCGGCGAGTCGAGCAAGATGATGTGGTGGTTCGTCTCGGACGAGTCCGCCACTTTTTTCGCCCACGGGGCGTCGAGGTCGCGGTGCAGGGGGTTGGCTTTGAAGTCGCGGTCTTCGTCCACGAATTGCAGGGAGTAGGTGTCGAGCTGACGACCCTCTTCACGGAACGCACGAGCTGCAATCGCCGAGACACCGCTGGAATCGAGACCGCCCGAAAGCATCGTGGAGATCGGAACATCGGACACGAGTTGGCGGGTGACAGCATCCTCCAACAGTTCTCGTACTTGCTGGACAGTCGTCGCGTAATCCGCCGTATGCTCCCGGCTTTCCAACTTCCAATATTGGGTGACCCGCACACCATTGCGAGTGACGAGGAGCGTATGCCCCGGCAAAAGTTCAGACACGCCGCGATACACACCATGCCCCGGCGTGCGGAAAACTCCCATGCTGAGCAACTCCGTCAAACCGTCTTGATCCAACTCCGGCTTGACGAGCGGATTGGCCAACAGCGCTTTGATCTCCGACCCGAACAGGAACGAACTCCCGCGCTGTGCATAGAACATCGGCTTCACCCCGAGGTGGTCACGTCCGAGGAACAACGTCTGCTCGTTCTCATCCCAAATTGCAAACGCGAAGATCCCGTTGAATTTCTCCACACAAGCCGGACCCCATTCGATGTAAGAACGCAGCAGCACCTCCGTATCCGAACGCGATTCAAACACATGCCCCCGCGTCTCCAACTCCTGGCGCAGTTCGCGGAAGTTGTACAGCTCGCCGTTGTATGTAATCGCGTACGTGCGTTCACCCAACTTGCGCACCATCGGCTGAACCCCGCCGTTCGGGTCGATGACGATCAGACGGCGGTGCGCCAAACCCACGCGCGGTGCCAACCAGACGCCGCCTGCATCCGGCCCGCGACGTTTCAGCGTGTCGGCCATTGCTTCTACCAAAGTTCCTTGCTCCGTCAAATCACGTTGCCAATCCAACCAACCGGTGATTCCGCACATTTAGATCGATCTCCCTTCGAAAGTAACCGGATATTCTTTGACCGCTGTGAAAAGCGGGTAGGGCGTCGGCTCGATTTTGGTACCCTCCACGAGGGCGATGTTGCCCAATCGTCTCAAAATCGTCTCCAACGCAATCTGCGCTTCCAATCTCGCAAGCGGTGCCCCGAGACAGAAGTGGTTCCCGAATCCAAACGTGATGTGCGCATTCGGATGGCGGGTCGGATCGAACACATCCGGATGGGCAAACTTCGCGCCGTCACGGTTCGCCGACGCCATCCAGACGTTGACCAACTGGCCCTCGCGAATCACTTGCCCGCGAAGTTCCACATCCATCGTGGCCCGACGGGTGAGACGCGGGACGGAGGGGTAGAAGCGCAGCGTTTCTTCCACAAAGCCCGGGATGAGATGCGGTTCTTCCAGCAGACGCTCTTGGAACTGCGGTTGCTCGCTCAACACGCGAACCATCGCGGTGATGAGGTTCGTCGTCGTCTCGTGCCCGGCGACCAGCAACGTGGTCAAAAAGCGCAGAATCTGATCTTCATCCAACACCTGCTTCTCGGCATTCGCATACCAGAGCACCGAGATCAAATCTTCCGTCGGCTGTTCCTTGCGCATCTGCAAGTGCTGGCGGAAGTAGTCGTTCAACGTGTCACGGGCATGGAGACGCTGTGCCTGCACGCGTTTGTAGGTCTCTTCGGAACTGTCGGTCACTCCC encodes the following:
- the asnB gene encoding asparagine synthase (glutamine-hydrolyzing), with the protein product MCGITGWLDWQRDLTEQGTLVEAMADTLKRRGPDAGGVWLAPRVGLAHRRLIVIDPNGGVQPMVRKLGERTYAITYNGELYNFRELRQELETRGHVFESRSDTEVLLRSYIEWGPACVEKFNGIFAFAIWDENEQTLFLGRDHLGVKPMFYAQRGSSFLFGSEIKALLANPLVKPELDQDGLTELLSMGVFRTPGHGVYRGVSELLPGHTLLVTRNGVRVTQYWKLESREHTADYATTVQQVRELLEDAVTRQLVSDVPISTMLSGGLDSSGVSAIAARAFREEGRQLDTYSLQFVDEDRDFKANPLHRDLDAPWAKKVADSSETNHHIILLDSPELLQDIYEPMRARDLPATGDIETSLYTLFKRMKPDVTVALSGESADEVFGGYPWYYVQEMRNVNTFPWMALGGGNIYDSMRGDVLARMNLAEYKAERYQQALSEVPRLAGESAEDARTREIFYLNITRFLSYMLDRKDRMSMAASLEVRVPFCDYRLVEYMWNVPWEMKFHGGVEKGLLRDAFSHVLPEDVVRRRKTAYPVTHNPNYINGVRAKVREIVEDSSSPIFDLYDREQVRKMAYYDGPVGSGFMSEKNYYDHIIQVDAWMREYKISLV
- a CDS encoding cytochrome P450, with the translated sequence MESKQVAQTRGASFIPPLEEFNTEEKRANPFPILKTLRENTPLRFDETYGTWDAFLYEDCVRILKDPKTFSSNFNRDNTNTENIITVDPPRHQDFRELVNGVFTPKAVADVAPRIYEILNFLLDAVQEQGRMNTVYDVAAPLPVMVIAELLGIPTTDRLYFKELSDTLVTGVTDSSEETYKRVQAQRLHARDTLNDYFRQHLQMRKEQPTEDLISVLWYANAEKQVLDEDQILRFLTTLLVAGHETTTNLITAMVRVLSEQPQFQERLLEEPHLIPGFVEETLRFYPSVPRLTRRATMDVELRGQVIREGQLVNVWMASANRDGAKFAHPDVFDPTRHPNAHITFGFGNHFCLGAPLARLEAQIALETILRRLGNIALVEGTKIEPTPYPLFTAVKEYPVTFEGRSI